A window from Nocardioides mesophilus encodes these proteins:
- a CDS encoding alpha/beta hydrolase, translating to MEGLGADYEQRLRETYTDLDLSTPLSQLAWPFRLLDDPGHPVEVIRDVPYEEAHGRRGLLDVYRQRGADLGAAPVLVQVHGGAWTIGSKDYQALPLMHHMAARGWVCLAINYRLSPRDPWPAHIVDVKRAIAWAREHAHEYGGDPSFLAITGGSAGGHLAALAALTPGDPRWQPGFEDADTHVDAAVPFYGVYDFAGVTGTPRATAMRDRFLGPRVLVADPRERLADFEEASPLLRVGPDAPPTMLIHGRRDSLVEVGQAREMARTLRATSKREVVYAELPGAQHAFDTFPSIRSAAVVRGVERFLRWTYDAAVQAAVREEQR from the coding sequence GTGGAAGGCCTCGGCGCCGACTACGAGCAGCGGCTCCGGGAGACCTACACCGACCTCGACCTGTCCACGCCGCTGAGCCAGCTGGCCTGGCCGTTCCGTCTCCTCGACGACCCCGGGCATCCCGTCGAGGTGATCCGCGACGTGCCCTACGAGGAGGCGCACGGACGCCGCGGGCTGCTGGACGTCTACCGGCAGCGCGGCGCCGACCTCGGTGCCGCGCCGGTGCTGGTCCAGGTCCACGGCGGTGCGTGGACCATCGGCAGCAAGGACTACCAGGCCCTCCCTCTCATGCACCACATGGCGGCCCGCGGCTGGGTGTGCCTGGCGATCAACTACCGGCTCAGCCCCCGCGACCCCTGGCCGGCCCACATCGTCGACGTGAAGCGGGCCATCGCCTGGGCCCGCGAGCACGCCCACGAGTACGGCGGCGACCCGTCCTTCCTGGCCATCACCGGAGGCTCGGCGGGCGGTCACCTGGCCGCCCTCGCGGCGCTGACGCCCGGCGACCCGCGGTGGCAGCCCGGCTTCGAGGACGCCGACACCCATGTGGACGCGGCGGTGCCGTTCTACGGCGTCTACGACTTCGCCGGGGTCACCGGCACGCCGCGGGCGACGGCGATGCGCGACCGCTTCCTCGGCCCGAGGGTCCTCGTCGCCGACCCGCGGGAGCGGCTGGCCGACTTCGAGGAGGCCTCTCCCCTGCTCCGCGTCGGCCCGGACGCACCCCCGACGATGCTGATCCACGGCCGCCGCGACTCCCTCGTCGAGGTCGGCCAGGCCCGGGAGATGGCGCGCACGCTCCGGGCGACCAGCAAGCGCGAGGTGGTCTACGCCGAGCTGCCCGGGGCCCAGCACGCCTTCGACACCTTCCCCTCGATCCGCAGCGCCGCGGTGGTCCGCGGCGTGGAGCGGTTCCTGCGCTGGACCTACGACGCCGCGGTCCAGGCCGCCGTACGCGAGGAGCAGCGGTGA
- a CDS encoding prenyltransferase produces the protein MRPELPALPGLISAAEVAATAASVAALQEPDGALPWAQGQHTDVWNHVEAAMALLVGGEVEAAHRAYDWCLETQRPDGSWPMTFLGGRVDDPVAETNMSAYLAVGVWHHWLVRRDESFVRRTWPAVRAALDFVVGLQVPFGGIAWARDAEGRVDDSALLAGSSSIYQALRAGLAIAALLEEPQPDWALACGRLGHALRRHRDLFLDKSAYSMDWYYPVLGGAVRGPDARALLASRWHDFVVPGLGIRCVDTNPWVTGAETCELALALDAVGDQDRARTLVHEMQHLRGEDGSYWTGYVYPDQAIWPEEHTTYTSAAVLLAVDALSRTTPGSDIFRGSTLPDDVPVTGLQCGCVRSGARGQVS, from the coding sequence ATGCGTCCTGAGCTCCCGGCCCTCCCCGGGCTGATCAGCGCCGCGGAGGTCGCCGCCACCGCCGCCTCCGTCGCCGCCCTCCAGGAGCCCGATGGTGCCCTGCCGTGGGCGCAGGGCCAGCACACCGACGTGTGGAACCACGTCGAGGCGGCGATGGCGCTGCTGGTGGGGGGCGAGGTCGAGGCCGCGCACCGTGCCTACGACTGGTGCCTGGAGACCCAGCGGCCCGACGGCTCCTGGCCGATGACCTTCCTCGGCGGCCGGGTCGACGACCCCGTCGCCGAGACGAACATGAGCGCCTACCTCGCGGTCGGCGTCTGGCACCACTGGCTGGTCCGACGCGACGAGAGCTTCGTACGCCGGACGTGGCCGGCGGTCCGGGCCGCGCTGGACTTCGTGGTCGGGCTGCAGGTGCCCTTCGGCGGGATCGCCTGGGCCCGGGACGCCGAGGGACGCGTGGACGACAGTGCGCTGCTGGCCGGCAGCTCGAGCATCTACCAGGCGCTGCGGGCCGGCCTGGCGATCGCGGCGCTGCTCGAGGAGCCGCAGCCGGACTGGGCGCTCGCCTGCGGCCGGCTCGGGCACGCGCTGCGCCGGCACCGGGACCTGTTCCTGGACAAGTCGGCGTACTCGATGGACTGGTACTACCCGGTGCTCGGCGGTGCGGTCCGCGGCCCGGACGCCCGGGCGCTGCTGGCCTCCCGCTGGCACGACTTCGTGGTGCCGGGTCTCGGGATCCGCTGCGTGGACACCAACCCGTGGGTCACCGGGGCCGAGACCTGCGAGCTCGCGCTCGCCCTCGACGCCGTCGGCGACCAGGACCGGGCGCGGACGCTGGTGCACGAGATGCAGCACCTGCGCGGCGAGGACGGCAGCTACTGGACCGGCTACGTCTACCCCGACCAGGCCATCTGGCCGGAGGAGCACACGACGTACACCTCCGCCGCCGTCCTGCTCGCGGTCGACGCGCTGTCGCGGACCACGCCGGGCTCGGACATCTTCCGCGGCAGCACGCTCCCAGACGACGTCCCCGTGACCGGCCTGCAGTGCGGCTGCGTGCGCAGCGGCGCCCGCGGCCAGGTCAGCTGA
- a CDS encoding GNAT family N-acetyltransferase, with the protein MGIEELRIDEPQAAAPVEEVVGLYNAVDAVDAPWSHPWTTTGLAGMLRHGWDGEPPRLFAVREAGRLVGAGELWTSEWDNTDLAWLGVSVHPDERRRGVGTALLARLLEEARACGRTKVGADAWDDPGLAAFAQGHGFERRSQAINRRQVLAEVDPELVEKLYAEARAAAAAYELVRVGGRTPAGMLDAVAELTAAINDAPTDDLDIEDEVFPPERVRGYEDAVLARGQRLYRLLARHRETGVLAGHTIVAVEGERPGLGHQHDTSVVRAHRGHRLGLLLKAGMVRWLHEAEPQLETVDTWNAESNDHMIAVNEQLGYRPIGRAVQYQRPL; encoded by the coding sequence ATGGGCATCGAGGAGCTGAGGATCGACGAGCCGCAGGCGGCTGCCCCCGTCGAGGAGGTCGTCGGGCTCTACAACGCCGTCGACGCGGTCGACGCGCCGTGGAGCCACCCGTGGACCACGACGGGCCTGGCCGGGATGCTGCGGCACGGCTGGGACGGCGAGCCGCCGCGCCTGTTCGCGGTCCGGGAGGCAGGTCGGCTGGTCGGTGCCGGCGAGCTCTGGACCAGCGAGTGGGACAACACCGACCTCGCCTGGCTGGGGGTGTCGGTGCATCCCGACGAACGGCGCCGCGGTGTCGGCACCGCGCTGCTCGCCCGGCTCCTGGAGGAGGCGCGGGCCTGCGGCCGCACCAAGGTGGGCGCGGACGCCTGGGACGACCCGGGCCTCGCGGCCTTCGCGCAGGGACACGGCTTCGAGCGGCGGTCGCAGGCGATCAACCGCCGGCAGGTGCTCGCCGAGGTCGACCCCGAGCTGGTCGAGAAGCTGTACGCCGAGGCGCGGGCCGCCGCCGCGGCGTACGAGCTGGTCCGGGTGGGGGGCCGCACCCCCGCCGGGATGCTGGACGCGGTCGCCGAGCTGACCGCGGCGATCAACGACGCGCCGACCGACGACCTGGACATCGAGGACGAGGTGTTCCCGCCGGAGCGGGTCCGCGGCTACGAGGACGCCGTGCTGGCCCGGGGGCAGCGGCTGTACCGGCTGCTCGCCCGGCACCGGGAGACCGGCGTCCTCGCCGGGCACACGATCGTGGCGGTCGAGGGGGAGCGGCCCGGCCTGGGCCACCAGCACGACACCAGCGTCGTGCGCGCGCACCGCGGGCACCGGCTCGGGCTGCTGCTCAAGGCCGGCATGGTGCGCTGGCTGCACGAGGCCGAGCCGCAGCTCGAGACCGTCGACACCTGGAACGCCGAGTCCAACGACCACATGATCGCGGTCAACGAGCAGCTCGGCTACCGGCCGATCGGCCGCGCGGTGCAGTACCAACGGCCGCTGTGA
- a CDS encoding MBL fold metallo-hydrolase gives MTYHGSVTPGGPAEVRELAHLIITKLAVSEMANNVYLLRCRLTDEQVLIDAADDAPAILSMVGEDGLARIVTTHKHWDHHRALPDVVAATGAETIAGEADAAELPVPVDRTVTDGDRIAVGRAELEVMHLVGHTPGSIALLYDDPNGTPHLFTGDSLFPGGVGKTWSEEDFGTLVDDVEHKVFDRLPDETWFYPGHGDDSTLGAERPQLGEWRRRGW, from the coding sequence ATGACCTATCACGGCTCGGTCACCCCCGGCGGCCCGGCGGAGGTCCGGGAGCTGGCGCACCTGATCATCACCAAGCTGGCGGTCAGCGAGATGGCCAACAACGTCTACCTGCTGCGCTGCCGGCTCACCGACGAGCAGGTGCTCATCGACGCCGCGGACGACGCGCCGGCGATCCTGTCGATGGTCGGCGAGGACGGCCTGGCCCGGATCGTCACCACCCACAAGCACTGGGACCACCACCGTGCGCTCCCCGACGTGGTGGCCGCCACCGGTGCCGAGACGATCGCCGGCGAGGCAGACGCGGCCGAGCTGCCGGTGCCCGTGGACCGCACGGTCACCGACGGCGACCGGATCGCGGTCGGCCGGGCCGAGCTGGAGGTGATGCACCTCGTCGGGCACACACCGGGATCGATCGCGCTGCTCTACGACGACCCGAACGGCACCCCGCACCTGTTCACCGGCGACTCCCTCTTCCCCGGCGGGGTGGGCAAGACCTGGTCGGAGGAGGACTTCGGGACCCTCGTCGACGACGTGGAGCACAAGGTCTTCGACCGGCTGCCCGACGAGACGTGGTTCTACCCCGGCCACGGGGACGACTCCACCCTCGGCGCCGAGCGGCCCCAGCTCGGGGAGTGGCGCCGGCGCGGCTGGTGA
- a CDS encoding class I SAM-dependent methyltransferase — protein sequence MLTVDFDRLGLRAGERVLDMGCGAGRHAFEMFRRGADVVAFDQDGDELAGVLELFGAMRVAGEVPAGAEADIKQGDALAMPFPDAEFDRVVAAEVLEHIPDDTAAIAELVRVLRPGGTIAVTVPRWLPEKVCWALSDAYHEVEGGHVRIYTGDELVGKLEAAGLELLGRHHAHALHAPYWWLKCAVGVDNDQHPLVKGYHRLLVWDIMKRPRLTRVAERVLNPLVGKSLVVYLRKPDAS from the coding sequence ATGCTGACCGTGGACTTCGACCGGCTCGGGCTGCGGGCCGGTGAGCGCGTCCTCGACATGGGCTGCGGCGCCGGCCGGCACGCGTTCGAGATGTTCCGCAGGGGCGCCGACGTGGTGGCCTTCGACCAGGACGGCGACGAGCTCGCCGGTGTCCTGGAGCTGTTCGGCGCGATGAGGGTCGCCGGCGAGGTGCCGGCCGGGGCGGAGGCCGACATCAAGCAGGGCGACGCGCTCGCGATGCCGTTCCCCGACGCCGAGTTCGACCGGGTCGTCGCCGCGGAGGTCCTCGAGCACATCCCCGACGACACCGCCGCGATCGCCGAGCTGGTCCGGGTGCTGCGCCCGGGCGGCACGATCGCCGTGACCGTGCCGCGCTGGCTGCCGGAGAAGGTGTGCTGGGCGCTCTCCGACGCCTACCACGAGGTGGAGGGCGGCCACGTCCGGATCTACACCGGCGACGAGCTGGTGGGGAAGCTGGAGGCGGCCGGGCTGGAGCTGCTCGGCCGGCACCACGCGCACGCCCTGCACGCGCCGTACTGGTGGCTCAAGTGCGCGGTCGGCGTCGACAACGACCAGCACCCGCTGGTCAAGGGCTACCACCGGCTGCTGGTCTGGGACATCATGAAGCGGCCGAGGCTGACCCGGGTCGCCGAGCGGGTGCTCAACCCGCTGGTCGGCAAGAGCCTGGTCGTCTACCTGCGCAAGCCGGATGCGTCCTGA
- a CDS encoding Rieske (2Fe-2S) protein — protein sequence MTHLSDESRASRSGEPLTRRGVVRGAALGGLALPLLAACGSSSNSTGGSSPQAPAGGTSGSGGSSAGTVATADVPVDGGVILPDAKVVVTQPSKGEFKAFTAVCTHAGCLVGSVADGKIICPCHGSQFSIADGSVAQGPATTPLAAAPFKVKGDQVVLG from the coding sequence ATGACCCACCTGTCCGACGAGTCCCGGGCGAGCCGGTCCGGTGAGCCGCTCACCCGCCGCGGAGTCGTCCGTGGCGCCGCGCTGGGAGGTCTGGCGCTGCCGCTGCTCGCGGCGTGCGGCAGCTCCTCGAACTCCACCGGCGGCTCCTCGCCGCAGGCGCCGGCCGGCGGCACCTCGGGATCCGGCGGCTCCTCGGCGGGCACGGTGGCCACGGCCGACGTGCCGGTCGACGGCGGCGTGATCCTGCCCGACGCCAAGGTCGTCGTCACCCAGCCGAGCAAGGGCGAGTTCAAGGCGTTCACCGCGGTCTGCACCCACGCCGGCTGCCTGGTCGGGTCGGTCGCGGACGGCAAGATCATCTGCCCCTGCCACGGCAGCCAGTTCTCGATCGCCGACGGCTCGGTGGCCCAGGGACCGGCCACGACGCCGCTCGCCGCGGCCCCGTTCAAGGTCAAGGGCGACCAGGTCGTGCTGGGCTGA
- the map gene encoding type I methionyl aminopeptidase has protein sequence MIELRTPVEIEQMRPAGRFVAEVLTRLREAADVGVNLLELDALAHRMIRERGAESCYIDYHPSFGARPFGYVLCTSVNDAVLHGLPHDYVLQDGDLLSVDFAASVDGWVSDSALSVVVGTPRDGDLELIAVAEQALEAGIGAAVPGNRIGDISAAIAAVAHGAGLSINTEFGGHGVGRTMHGDPHVANDGRPGRGYPLKPGLVIAIEPWFLAATDELRMDPDGWTLRSADGSRGAHAEHTVAITADGPLVLTARD, from the coding sequence ATGATCGAGCTCAGGACGCCGGTGGAGATCGAGCAGATGCGGCCGGCCGGCCGCTTCGTCGCCGAGGTGCTGACCCGGCTGCGTGAGGCCGCCGACGTGGGAGTCAACCTGCTCGAGCTCGACGCGCTGGCGCACCGGATGATCCGCGAGCGCGGCGCCGAGTCCTGCTACATCGACTACCACCCGTCGTTCGGCGCGCGCCCGTTCGGCTACGTGCTCTGCACCTCGGTCAACGACGCGGTGCTGCACGGTCTCCCCCACGACTACGTGCTGCAGGACGGGGACCTGCTGAGCGTCGACTTCGCCGCCTCCGTCGACGGCTGGGTCTCCGACTCCGCGCTGAGCGTCGTCGTCGGCACGCCGCGCGACGGGGACCTGGAGCTGATCGCGGTCGCCGAGCAGGCGCTCGAGGCCGGGATCGGGGCGGCAGTGCCGGGCAACCGGATCGGCGACATCTCCGCCGCGATCGCCGCGGTCGCCCACGGCGCCGGCCTGTCGATCAACACCGAGTTCGGCGGCCACGGGGTGGGCCGCACCATGCACGGCGACCCGCACGTGGCCAACGACGGTCGTCCCGGGCGCGGGTATCCGCTCAAGCCAGGGCTGGTCATCGCCATCGAGCCGTGGTTCCTGGCGGCCACCGACGAGCTCCGGATGGACCCCGACGGCTGGACGCTGCGCAGCGCCGACGGCTCGCGCGGCGCCCACGCCGAGCACACCGTCGCGATCACCGCTGACGGCCCGCTGGTGCTCACCGCGCGGGACTGA
- a CDS encoding class I SAM-dependent methyltransferase has product MSAIPPELLARARAAKGFMPEDEGDLLHRVALEQLRHGPGLEVGSYCGKSAIYLGAAARAVGGTVFTVDHHRGSEENQVGWEYHDPTLADPATGRLDTLATFRRTIADAGLEEQVVAVVGRSTTVSRHWRTPLSLLFVDGGHTDEHAGNDYTGFGRWVSRDAVMVVHDVFPDPADGGQAPYRVYLRALACGFEETASLGSMRVLTRVGGDAGDPVS; this is encoded by the coding sequence GTGAGCGCGATACCTCCCGAGCTGCTGGCCCGCGCCCGCGCCGCGAAAGGGTTCATGCCCGAGGACGAGGGCGACCTGCTGCACCGGGTCGCGCTCGAGCAGCTGCGTCACGGACCCGGCCTCGAGGTCGGCAGCTACTGCGGCAAGTCCGCGATCTACCTGGGCGCGGCCGCACGCGCGGTCGGCGGCACGGTCTTCACCGTGGACCACCACCGCGGGTCCGAGGAGAACCAGGTGGGCTGGGAGTACCACGACCCGACGCTCGCCGACCCGGCCACCGGCCGCCTCGACACGCTGGCGACCTTCCGCCGCACCATCGCCGACGCCGGGCTCGAGGAGCAGGTGGTGGCGGTGGTCGGCCGGTCCACGACGGTGTCGCGGCACTGGCGCACCCCGCTGTCGCTGCTGTTCGTCGACGGCGGGCACACCGACGAGCACGCCGGCAACGACTACACCGGCTTCGGGCGCTGGGTCTCCCGCGACGCCGTGATGGTCGTCCACGACGTCTTCCCCGACCCGGCCGACGGAGGCCAGGCGCCCTACCGGGTCTACCTGCGGGCGCTGGCGTGCGGCTTCGAGGAGACCGCCTCGCTCGGCTCCATGCGGGTGCTCACCCGGGTCGGCGGCGACGCCGGCGACCCGGTCAGCTGA